The Sinorhizobium alkalisoli genomic interval CGGGAAATAAGGGCGAAGAGCCCCATCATCAGGGTCGAGATAACCAGATAGATAGCGGTCACCGTGAAATAGACTTCGAAGCTGCGGAAGGTGTCAGACTCAATGCGCTGAGCGGCCGAGGTCAGTTCGTAAGCGGCGATTGACGTGCAGACGGACGTTGTCAGTGTCAGCATGATGAACTGGCTTGTGAGCGAGGGATAAATCGCCCGCAGCGCCGGCTTGAGCACGATGAGCCGGAAGACGTCCGCCTTGTGCAGTCCGAGGGCGAAGCCAGCCTCGATCTGGCCACGCGACACGCTCTCGACCCCGCCTCGAATGATCTCGATTGCGTACGCGCCACCGTTGATGCCGAGGGCAATGATCGCCGTAACGGTCGGATTGAAGCGTATGCCCATGAGAGGAAGGGCAAAATATATGAAGAATATCTGCACGAGGAATGGCGTATTACGCACGACCTCGACGAACACGATCACGGGAGTGCGTGTGATCTCGCTCTTGGACGTCCTTGCCACAACGCCCAGGATTCCGATAACGAGCGCCAGGAGCATCCCAGCCAACGCAAGGCCAAGCGTTCCAAGCGAACCCCACAGCAATTCCGGGGCGCGGTCGAGGACCGCACCGAAATCGAACCTATAAGGCATGTAAGACTTCCTCCTTCCGACCGGCCTATGCCACGTCGGCGCCGGATCACTGATCCGGTTTCAAAATTCCCAGCGCGCTCTCATGGAGATGTTTTAAATGTGCCTCCGGGTCCACCGACCCGACGA includes:
- a CDS encoding amino acid ABC transporter permease: MPYRFDFGAVLDRAPELLWGSLGTLGLALAGMLLALVIGILGVVARTSKSEITRTPVIVFVEVVRNTPFLVQIFFIYFALPLMGIRFNPTVTAIIALGINGGAYAIEIIRGGVESVSRGQIEAGFALGLHKADVFRLIVLKPALRAIYPSLTSQFIMLTLTTSVCTSIAAYELTSAAQRIESDTFRSFEVYFTVTAIYLVISTLMMGLFALISRRYFNYPTR